A window of Bos taurus isolate L1 Dominette 01449 registration number 42190680 breed Hereford chromosome 19, ARS-UCD2.0, whole genome shotgun sequence contains these coding sequences:
- the CEP131 gene encoding centrosomal protein of 131 kDa, with the protein MKGSRALSGPEGSLEGVDLSLTGLPPPMNRRPNSASATKPITRSISVVTGNEPRRKLLENPGPGGSRAINNLRRSNSATQVNQPQANQAWPSPLRPAEPPDFLTLFEGSPSGRKRPASLSKASSEKGATWNVLDDRPRAFTLPSDAQSPGALDVPVGPRRRECTVPLAPNFTANNRSNKGAVGNCVTTMVHNHYTPSERVPPPPKSSNRTAPSLNNIIKAATDEGEGSSLGKPQKNVARSNHVVQNNSGGTTGLLRRKEVTEEEAERFIHQVNQAAVTIQRWYRHQVQRRRAGAARLERLLASKREGQRQRLGEGSLLDQHQQREAARRKAREEKARQARRAAIQELQQKRAQKSGNADLGLLKGMGETEKPQPTQEPAMRPGSTTQQTRKANNTGASFHTAGSEDAGQPALGSSPEPRQLSEDKPQDASLQDVPGEGLEGMGRAGSRAKSKATLDELLDTLKLLEQEPEPLPCPRAYHKDKYAWTDEEDDASSLTADNLEKFGKLSAAAGPPEDGTLLSEAKLQSIMNFLDEMEKSGQGRPASAPQGPMPEEGLGRLEPTSEVSTSVMRLQLEVEEKKQAMVLLQRALAQQRDLTFRRVKETERELGRQLRQQKEHYEATIRRHLSFIDQLIEDKKALGEKCEALVAELKLGDQRRKDREAQLQEQHELEIKKLKELMSATEKVRREKWINEKTRKIKEITVKGLEPEIQKLIAKHKQEVKKLKGLHATELLQAEERAAQHYGRQAEELREHLEREKEALGRQEWERAQQRQRAELDELRRQLEESSSAGGRALRAEFEKGKEEQERRHQMELKALKDQLEVERQMWEANSAKKEEAWLLNRERELKEEIRKGRDKEIELVIHRLEADMTQAREESERAAENRVKRLRDKYEAELSELEQSERKLQERCAELKGRLGEAEGENVRLQGLVRQKEKELADVKAVNEQLTGERSSLAQVLRQEFADRLATSEEENRQTKAELAELRARQRLELEQLTREKQAELEEVHGRVKMALAKKEEAVSSLRKQHQAAMKRAEHLEELLEQCRRPFPSAK; encoded by the exons ATGAAAGGCTCCAGGGCCCTCAGCGGTCCCGAGGGCAGCCTGGAAGGTGTGGACTTGAGTCTGACAGGCCTCCCTCCACCCATGAACCGGCGCCCCAATAGTGCTTCCGCCACCAAGCCCATCACCCGCTCCATCTCCGTGGTCACGGGCAATGAGCCAAGGAGGAAGCTGTTG GAGAACCCAGGGCCCGGAGGCTCTCGGGCCATTAACAACCTTCGCAGATCTAACAGCGCCACGCAGGTCAACCAGCCACAAGCCAACCAGGCATGGCCCAGCCCCCTCAG GCCGGCAGAGCCCCCAGACTTCCTGACTCTCTTCGAGGGCAGCCCCAGTGGGAGAAAAAGGCCAGCCAGTCTGAGCAAAGCCTCCAGTGAGAAGGGAGCCACGTGGAATGTGCTG GATGACCGGCCCAGGGCCTTTACCTTGCCATCCGATGCCCAGAGTCCTGGAGCCCTCGACGTGCCAGTGGGCCCGAGGAGAAGAGAGTGCACGGTGCCCCTGGCCCCCAACTTCACCGCCAACAACAG GAGCAACAAGGGTGCCGTGGGCAACTGCGTCACCACAATGGTGCACAACCACTACACCCCCTCAGAAAGGGTGCCGCCGCCCCCCAAGAGCTCCAACCGCACGGCTCCCTCCCTCAA CAACATCATCAAGGCAGCCACGGATGAGGGCGAGGGCAGCAGCCTCGGGAAGCCTCAGAAGAATGTGGCCCGCAGCAACCACGTGGTCCAGAATAACTCGGGGGGTACCACCGGCCTGCTCAGACGGAAGGAGGTGACCGAGGAGGAGGCTGAGAG GTTCATCCACCAGGTGAACcaggctgctgtcaccatccagCGTTGGTACCGACACCAGGTGCAGCGGCGCCGAGCCGGAGCTGCCCGCCTGGAGCGCCTGCTGGCATCCAAGCGAGAG GGGCAGCGGCAGCGGCTGGGAGAGGGGTCCCTCCTGGACCAACACCAACAGAGAGAGGCAGCTAGGAGGAAGGCCAGGGAGGAGAAGGCGCGCCAGGCCCGGAGGGCAGCCATCCAA GAACTGCAGCAGAAGCGAGCCCAGAAATCAGGCAATGCTGACCTTGGGCTGCTGAAGGGGATGGGGGAGACGGAGAAGCCCCAGCCCACCCAGGAGCCAGCCATGAGGCCGGGGAGCACCACTCAGCAGACCCGCAAGGCCAATAACACTG GGGCCAGCTTCCACACCGCAGGCTCGGAGGACGCCGGCCAGCCTGCCCTCGGCTCGTCCCCAGAGCCCCGGCAGCTCTCAGAGGACAAGCCTCAG GATGCCAGCCTCCAGGACGTGCCTGGTGAGGGCCTGGAGGGCATGGGCCGAGCTGGGAGCAGGGCTAAGTCAAAGGCAACCCTGGACGAGCTGCTGGACACGCTGAAGCTGCTGGAGCAGGAACCTGAACCGCTGCCCTGCCCCCGGGCCTACCACAAGGACAAATATGCCTGGACCGACGAG GAGGACGATGCCAGCTCCCTGACAGCGGACAACCTGGAGAAATTTGGGAAGCTGAGTGCAGCCGCTGGCCCCCCTGAGGATGGGACCCTGCTTTCAGAGGCCAAGCTGCAGAGCATCATGAACTTCCTGGACGAGATGGAGAAGTCTGGGCAGGGCCGGCCGGCCTCAGCTCCTCAG GGGCCCATGccggaggaggggctggggcgcCTGGAGCCTACGTCCGAGGTCAGCACATCAGTGATGCGACTGCAGCTGGAGGTGGAGGAGAAGAAGCAGGCGATGGTGCTGCTGCAGAGGGCGCTG GCACAGCAGCGAGACCTCACCTTCCGGCGGGTCAAAGAGACGGAGAGGGAGCTGGGCCGGCAGCTGCGGCAGCAGAAGGAGCACTACGAGGCCACCATACGGCGGCACCTGTCCTTCATAGACCAG CTGATCGAAGACAAGAAGGCTCTGGGCGAGAAGTGCGAGGCCCTGGTGGCTGAGCTGAAGCTGGGGGACCAGAGGCgcaaggacagggaggcccagctgCAGGAGCAGCATGAGCTG GAGATTAAGAAACTCAAAGAACTCATGAGCGCCACGGAAAAAGTCCGCAGAGAGAAGTGGATCAATGAGAAAACCCGGAAGATCAAGGAGATCACGGTCAAAG GCCTGGAGCCTGAGATCCAGAAGCTGATCGCAAAGCACAAGCAGGAGGTAAAGAAGCTCAAGGGTCTGCATGCGACAGAGCTGCTGCAGGCAGAGGAGCGCGCGGCGCAGCACTACGGCCGGCAGGCGGAGGAGCTCCGCGAGCACCTGGAGCGGGAGAAGGAGGCGCTGGGCCGGCAGGAGTGGGAGCGAGCCCAGCAGCG GCAGCGGGCAGAGCTGGATGAGCTGAGGCGGCAGCTAGAGGAGAGCAGCTCGGCGGGGGGCCGGGCCCTGAGGGCCGAGTTtgagaaggggaaagaggagcaggagcGCAGGCACCAG ATGGAACTGAAGGCCCTGAAGGACCAGCTGGAGGTGGAGAGACAGATGTGGGAAGCCAACTCCGCCAAGAAAGAG GAAGCATGGTTGCTGAACCGAGAACGGGAGCTAAAGGAGGAGATCCGGAAAGGCCGGGACAAGGAGATTGAGCTGGTTATCCACCGGCTGGAGGCTGACATGACACAGGCCAGGGAGGAGAGCGAACGGGCTGCGGAGAACCG GGTCAAGCGCCTCCGGGATAAGTACGAGGCGGAGCTCTCGGAGCTGGAGCAGTCAGAGCGGAAGCTCCAGGAGCGGTGTGCAGAACTGAAGGGGCGCCTCGGGGAGGCCGAAGGGGAGAATGTGCGTCTGCAGGGCCTGGTGCGACAGAAGGAAAAGGAGCTGGCAGACGTGAAGGCG GTGAATGAGCAGCTGACTGGCGAGCGCAGCAGCCTTGCCCAGGTCCTTCGCCAGGAGTTTGCCGACCGGCTGGCGACATCTGAGGAGGAGAACCGGCAGACCAAGGCGGAGCTGGCTGAGCTGCGGGCCCGCCAGCGGCTGGAGCTGGAGCAGCTCACACGGGAGAAGCAAGCGGAGCTGGAGGAGGTTCATGGGAG GGTGAAGATGGCCCTGGCAAAGAAGGAGGAGGCTGTGAGCAGCCTCCGGAAGCAGCACCAG GCTGCGATGAAGCGGGCTGAACACCTGGAGGAGCTGCTGGAGCAGTGCAGGCGGCCATTTCCGAGCGCCAAGTGA